TTAAAGACAGGGCTTACAGATTTTAATGTCTATGAAGTAGAACTAAAACGATTATTAGTCAAAAAGGCTGACCATATTATTGCTTTGGTCGACCATTCTAAAATTAATAAAAGTTCAATTTCATCTTTTGCAGCTGTAAAAGACTTGTCTTACTTTATATCAGATGTACCTTTATCCTTAGAAATGGATAAATATTTTGCTGAAAATGGTGTTAAGACACTTTCTCCAGTTTCTAGAGAGTCATAAAATTGGGTGCGTGATTATCAATAGATTGCATAATATATGGTTTTAGTGATATTTCCCACTATTTAGGCCTCAATAATTGTAAGACCTCATTTATTACGTTAGATCAAGGACAAATTGTGGTTCAGAAATACAATCCTGGTGTAAATCCTCTCATAACTTTTTAGCTTGGAATGGCAACATTGTATTAGTCCGGAAGGAGCACTTCCTTTGGACCTGTGTATTTGGCGGTTTCGCACCTGTTAAAAAACTGGCATAACGAAAGGAGTGCTCCCGAAAACAGGTAGGCGCAAAGTGCTTATCAATACCAAATGGTTTCGGACTCGTTGTGTTTATTGTAAGAAATGACAGATTGATGGCCTATTCGATGAACTTGTATGTAGATAGGTTCATTAGTCATACCGGCATCCATGGTAATTAAATAAGTAAGTTGGAAGAGGGCAGCTATGTTTAAGAATAATCAGTAATCACTGGAAAAATTATCAACAGATCCTTGCCACTACTGTACTCACGGGTAAGATGAGTATTATAAAACCCTTTATTGATCGGTGTTGAACAGTAACAAGAGTTGTATTTTTAAACAAGTTACCAACGCAAGTAGTAGCTTATGAAAACGTAAATTAGAATGAAATGATTTTGACATTCCAATTTTAGCTGAACGATTTGTAGAGGAGGGTACTAGGGTACTGAATGGAGAATTTAAATTAAGTGTTTACGTATTCCCATAATAAAAAAGGACGTAAGGGCAGACGTCCTTTTGACTATATAACATCCTCTTAACTGCTTTCCCTTTGTAATACATTATGTAATTCATTTTCAAAGGGTCTCTTTTTTGGGGAGTGTGCCCTATACATAGCTATGTAAATACCTAAAACCCCAAACTTTACTTCATGGGGTTTATTTTATATGAATTTAAAACCAAGTTGGAAGAAAAAAATATTGAAAACCGACCTTAACTACATAACAAACAGCTACATTTTATATTTTGATCCCTGGATTGTTCTAGTTGTAGGAATAATTATCGAACGATCGCCAACTTCATTTTGCTTAATAATATTAAGTAAATGTTTAATAATCCCTTTTCGTCTCTTTTAAGAGCTCGCTATGTTCTGTCATAAAGAAGCACTGATACTTCATTATTCCTCGATCATTAATCATTACCATCATCATCTCCTTACTCATCATACGAACATTCATTCCCGTTATTCAAGTTGTATATCCAAATATAGAGATCCAATTTATTCTAATGGTGATTTACGAGTGAGGTTCTTTTCTTAAGAAACAAATCTTTTAAAAACCTTTGTAAGGCGGCAGCACTGACAGCCTGATCAGAAAGATCAAAACGCTTTCTGTCATTCTGTAGGTGTCGCTTCGATCCTAAAGCGCCCGATAACTACGGTCTGTAAGCTTTCGCTAACAGGCCGTACGTTCCTGGTCTCTTTGCGCGAAGCGCTGGACCGAACGAGCCGAAGAATTCCATGGATAAAAGCTACGCTTTTGTTGATCGAAGCAGGCATCGAGCCTGCTGGCTGCAGGAGCAGCCTAAGCATACGTTAATTCTGGCAGGTTTTAAAATCATCCCTGCCGATCCTTTGGAAAAAATTCTTTTTTAAGAACTAAATAACTTAAAACCATTCGATTAGATCACTATTAATCTCTTGTTAGGGATTTACGATTTACCCTTGGTACACAACGACAATTATTGTTTCTCCAACGCTAAAAAGACCTTCCCTTTGAACAAGAAAGAGAAGGTCTTTTGTTATTGAAAAATATTTTCACTAACTGAAACAAATGTGTCTAGCAATGAGGTGAATTTTTTATCTTTGTGCCATGAGACAAAATGAAATAGCTCAGGATTGGAAGGTGGATTCCAGTCTATTATTTTTAATTTTTGGTTACTCACTTCATCTTTGACTACCCCGTAAGGTAATAAGGCAATGCCGAGGTTTGATTTAACGCAATTTTTTAATGTTTCAACATTTGTAATTTCGAAAGTTGAACTAAAACTCATATTCGAATCAGCTATCATATTTTCCAATAAGTTTCTATAAGAGCAACCTTTTTCCGTTAATAAAATCGTTTCTTTTTGCAAATCGTTGAGCGATGGTTTTTTCAAATTATTTACTTCATTCAAAGGAGAAGCTACTAACACTAAGTTTTCTTTTGATAATTTAGATATTTGTACACTATTGGTTTCTTCGAAATTTTCCCCAAATAAAAATGCAAAATCTAATTCGCCTGTTTGAAGATCCGACTGTATTTGTTCGAGATTATGCATCGGTTTCACGATTACTTTAACCTTTGGAAACAATATTTTAAATTCAGTTAAAACAGTCGGCAATTTATAAGCACATTGACTTTCAGTCGCCCCAACGATTAGGGTCGCTGTCATGTTTTTATCATAGTTAATTTCATCTAATACCGAATGATACTGAGAAATAATACTATCAGTATAAACTTTAAATTTAACTCCGAATGGTGTTAACACTAGCTTATTTCCTAATCTTTCAAAAAGGCTTACACCAAGTTCATCTTCTAAGCTCTTTATTTGAGAGGTTACGCTAGATTGAGCATAGTTTAATATCTTAGCACTTTTCGTGAAGTTTAATGTCTCACTTGCTGTTTGAAAGGTGGATAACTGCTTCATATCCATTCAAATCTACTCCTATCAAATTTTCCGATTGGTTCAATCGTTTTTTTAAACTGGGATATAGTTTCATATTATCATAGAATGAAGTTGTTCTCGTGAATCGCGAGTACATTACAAATATTAGGAGGAATTACATTGAGAAATTCAAATTGTCTATCATGTAAAGCGGAAATTGGAGTAGAAAGTGATGCTTTTGTAGGAGAAATCGTTGAGTGTCCTGATTGTGGAGAAGAGCATGAAGTGAATGAGACCAACGGATCTCTATCTTTAGGCCTAGCTCCTGAAATAGAAGAGTCATGGGGTGAGTAATAAACCTAAAATGGATATTTTACTGTGTGTAACAAAACTTAGAACGGAAGAAAAGATGATTATACGAGAGTTAAACCTTCGCAACATATCTGTGAAAGTTATTCTAGATTCGATGAGCCTTCCTTTGGATGAAATATTCAAAGGGAGATATCAATTAGCAATTGTCAGGTGTTTATCACAAAAAGAAGG
Above is a window of Pseudalkalibacillus hwajinpoensis DNA encoding:
- a CDS encoding LysR family transcriptional regulator is translated as MDMKQLSTFQTASETLNFTKSAKILNYAQSSVTSQIKSLEDELGVSLFERLGNKLVLTPFGVKFKVYTDSIISQYHSVLDEINYDKNMTATLIVGATESQCAYKLPTVLTEFKILFPKVKVIVKPMHNLEQIQSDLQTGELDFAFLFGENFEETNSVQISKLSKENLVLVASPLNEVNNLKKPSLNDLQKETILLTEKGCSYRNLLENMIADSNMSFSSTFEITNVETLKNCVKSNLGIALLPYGVVKDEVSNQKLKIIDWNPPSNPELFHFVSWHKDKKFTSLLDTFVSVSENIFQ
- a CDS encoding lysine biosynthesis protein LysW → MRNSNCLSCKAEIGVESDAFVGEIVECPDCGEEHEVNETNGSLSLGLAPEIEESWGE